TCGTCGTCCGCGCGGCCGTGACCGACCTCCTCGTCCCAGCGTCGACGCTCGCGGGGATCGCGCTCGTCGTCGCCGTCGTCGGTTTCAGTCTGTTTGACCCCGACGGCGGCGACCACGCCGCGTCACTGGTCGTGCACGTCGCGCTCGTCGGCGCGACCGCCCTCGCGCTCGTTCTCGTTCTGACCGATCTCACGCTCGTCTCCCGGGCCGTCGACCTCGCGCTCTTTTATCTGGTAGTGCTCGCGCTCGTCGGCTACCGTCGGGCTCCGCTTTCGAGCACCATCTCGCTGTTCCCATACCTGGGGGCGTTCGCCGTCGTGGTTGGCCTGTTTCTGCTTCACAGCCTCGACGTCTCGCCGGGGTCGGGTCTCGCGGCGTTTCCGGTCTTCGCGACCTTACTGCTCGGGGTCTGTCTGTTCGTCGTGCCCCGATACGTTGAGGCCGACTTCCTCCTTCGGTTCGTCGGCGCGCTCTCGGCCGTGATCGTCCTCGTCGGTCTGCCTTCCCTGTTCGTCGGCTCCTATTCCCTCCCCTTCTTCAGCGTGAGCCCGTGGTCCAACGCCACCCTCTCGCCGTGGTTCGTCGGCGAACTGCCGGTGTTACGCTCGATCTTCCCGAACCCGAACACCCTCGGCCTGCTCGTCTTTCCCGCCGTCCTTGGGGGCGTCGTCGACCTCCACCGCACGTATGGTCGCAGCGGATCGGTGTCGCTTTTCATGGTCGTTCCGGGGGTATTTCTCGCGATCAACGCGGTCGGGCTCTACCTGACGAACAGTCGGGCGAGCTACCTTGCGGCCGCCGTCGGCCTCGCGCTGTATGCCGCCGTGGTGGTCATCGACCGACGCGCCGTGCCGGTCCTCTTTGCGGGGCTTGCGGTGGCCGCGCCGCTGGTCGGCTTCGGCGTGTTCCGCGGCGTCGTTCCGATCGACCCGTCGAACCGCTTCGCGCTCTGGGGAGCGAGCGTCGAGGCACTCTTGGCGGGTCCGACGCTGCTTGGCGCGGGCGTCGTGAACACCAGCGAGCTGATCGCGCCGTTCCTCTCCGAGGGGCTCAGCGGCCAGAGTTCCCACAGTTCGTATCTCTCGATCGCCCTCCGGATCGGGCTGGTCGGCGGGGTGGCGTACTGTTTGCTCGTGATCGGCCCACTGATTCACGGCGCGTGGCGGTTCAAGCGCGTGGACGTGGGTATGTTCGCGCTGGCGGCGGGGTTCGCGGTCCACCAGCTCTTCGAGGGCTATACCCTCTTTCAGTACGGACCCGGGTCGATTCTGGCTGCCCTCGTGGTCGGTTACGTCATCGCCAGTGTAGTACCGGAGGCGACGTAGCGCGGCGGATCGACGGTGGAAACCCGCACGCTTTTTGCCGTCGCTGGGAATCGAACGATAGAGACCGGTTCATGCGCTCTCCCCTATCGATCACCCCGTCACCATGAACGACGTACCAATCGGCCGCCGCGAGAAGGCCAACTCGCTCGTTCGCGTCGCGAACTATCGCCCGCTGCTTACTGTAGGTATCATCGTTTTGAGCTTCTTTGCAGCCCTGCTCGAAGCGGTCGGTCTGAGCTTCCTGCTCCCGATCATCGAACTGGTTCAGGGCAACGGTGCGTCCGGTGCGGACGGCGACCTGCTCATGAGCATGTTCGTCCAGGTCTACGAACTCCTCGGGATCCCCTTTACCCTCGAAGCCGTCATCGTCGGGGTAACCGCGGTCATGTTCGCCCGGTTCAGCCTGAGCTTCGGCGTCGCGTGGCTCCGGGCCTCGCTCAAGACCAACTACATCCGCGACCAGCGCGCCGACGCCTTCGACTTCGCACTCGATGCGCGGACCGCCTATTTCGACCGTGAGGGCAGCGACGACATCCTCAACGCGATCATTACCCAGACGAAGTACGTCGGCCGGGTCATCGAGACCGGCATCAAGCTCTTCCAGGAGTTCCTGTTGAGCGTAATGTATCTCGTGATCGCGTTCGTCATCGCGCCGTGGCTCACCCTCGGTGCGGCGGTCGTCTTCGGCGGGATCACCTTCGTCGTTCGGCATCTCATCGAACCCGGCTACGAGGTCGGCGACCGGGTCGCCGACGCCAACGAGACCGTTCAGGGGTCGGTTCAGGCGGGGACCCAGGGGATCCGCGACGTGAAGCTCTTTAACATGAAACGCGAGGTGTATCACGTCTTCGAGCGCGCGGTCGATAAGTTCGCGGACGCGACCATCTCGCTCGAACGCAACGAGGCTGCGATCGACAACTTCTATCAGTTCGTCGTCGCCGCATCGGTGTTCATCATGATCTACGTCGCGCTGGTGTACGCCGACCTCTCGCTGGGCGCACTCGGGGTGTTCCTCTTCTCGATGTTCCGCCTCGCCCCGCGGGTCAGCCGAATGAACAGTTACGCCTACAACCTCGAGGGCGATCTACCTCATCTGGTACGTACCCAGCTGTTCCTCGATGAACTCGAAGAAAACACCGAACGCCAGCCGGGCAAGCGCCCGCCCGAGTCCATCCAGGAGGTCACCTTCGAGGACGTCTCCTTCTCGTACGACACCGAGGACGACGTCCTGAAGGACATCTCGTTTGCGGTCGACCGCGACGAGTTCATCGCCTTCGTCGGCCACTCGGGTGCGGGCAAGTCGACGATCGTCTCGCTGCTCGCCCGGATGTACGACCCAACTACCGGAACGATCCGGGCCGACGGGACCGACATCAACGAGTTCGACATCGACGAGTGGCGCGAGAAGATCGCGATCGTCCGTCAGGACCCCTACATCTTCAACGAGACGCTGCAATACAACCTGACGATCGGCAACCGGACCGTCTCCCAGTCCCAGCTGGACACCGCCTGTGAGATCTCGAAGGTCTCGGAGTTCTTCGATGAGCTGCCGAACGGCTACGATACCCACCTCGGGGACAACGGGGTGCAGCTCTCGGGCGGGCAGCGCCAGCGCGTCGCGCTGGCCCGCGCGTTGCTGAAGGACGCCGACATCCTCATCCTCGACGAGGCAACGAGCGATCTGGATTCCCATCTCGAAGGCGAGGTCCACGCCGGCATCGAGGCGGTCGATTCGGAGTACGCGACGGTCGCCATCGCCCATCGTCTCTCGACGGTGCGCAACGCCGACCGCATCTACACCGTCGAGGACGGTCGAATCACGGAGGTCGGCGACCACGAGGAGCTGCTCGAAACCGGCGGCACGTACGCCGAACTGTACGCGATCCAGTCACGGAGCTGAGAGCCTCATGACCGGCTCCGATCCCGCCGCCTCGGTGATCGTCCCGGTCTACAACGATCCCGCGGGGCTCGACCGAACCCTCTCGGCGCTCGTCTCCCAGACCTATCCCGATTACGAGGTGCTGGTCGTCGACAACGGCAGTACCGACGACACGCCCGCCGTCGCCGCGGACTACGAATCGGCCCATCCCCGCGTGACGCTACTCGTCGAGGACGATATCCAGGGGTCGTACGCCGCCCGCAACAGGGGAATCGAACATGCCCATGGGGACGTTCTCGCCTTCGTTGACGCCGACATGACCGTCGAGGACGACTGGCTGTCGTCGGCCCTCCGAGCCATGGACCGGCGCGAGGCGGCCTACATGGGCTGTCGAGTCGAGATCATCGCCGACCGGGAGACGACCGTCGCGCGCTACAACCAGCTGTCGGGCTTTCCGGTCGAGTCCTATGTGCGCGAACACCACTACGCGCCGACGTGCTGTCTGCTGGTTCGCCGGGCGGTGATCGAGGACGTCGGCCCGTTCGACCAGACGCTGGTGTCGGGCGGTGACGCGGAGTTCGGGCAGCGCGTCCACGCGGCGGGCTACGGGATCGAATACGCCCCCGAGGTCGCCATGTACCACCCCGCCCGCGAGTCCCTGCGGGCCCTCACGAAGAAGTACGTCCGCGTCGGGCGTGGCATCTACCAGCGCCGGCCGGATGATAGACCACCCCGAGAGCGAGCGGAGCGGTTCGCCCGTCGATGTCTCCCACCGAACCCGATCACGTTTCGCTCGCGAATGCGCGCCCGCCGGGCCGACGTCCCGCGCTCGGACCTGTTCGCGTTCTACGCGCTCGACGTACTTCGAAAGTACTCGAAGACGACCGGCTACCTTCTCGAGATGGCCGAAACGCGCCGCTTGACCTAGTTCGCACGAATCGACGGACGGCGCCGAGTATCCGTACGTTCTTATGCTGGGGGCGTGCTCCTCTAGACAGTGTATCGTCTCGCTGACGGACGGTCCCCGGTGGGGGGGACGCCGAACTCCCGAGCCGCGGCTCGACCCGGATCCCACCGAGCGGGATCCGAATAGATCCGCGATGGACTACCACACTCCAACCGTACTCGACGAGTCGCTCGGGAGCGCTCGCCGGTTCGTCTCCTTCGAGGCGCTCTTCGCGCTCTTTCTGTTCGCCGGCGTCTACAAGGCCTGGGCCCCGTTCGCCTGGATTCCGGTCGACCTGACGGCACTGCTTGGCGGGTTGGCCGGTCTTGTGGGGCTCCGGCTTTGGATCCAACGGGGCTTTCCGCGCCCTCCGCGGGCGGTCGTCGCCGCCGCCCTGTTCGGGCTCTTCGTCTTGTATGCGCTTCTCTCGGGGCTCTGGTCGCCGAGTCGGGTCTACTACGCCGAGAAGGCCTTCAAGCTGGCCTCCGCGACCACCTTCTCGTTCGTCGGCGGGCTCGCGATCGCTCAGAACCCGACTCGGACCCGGCGATTTTTCGCCGTCGTCACCGGCTTCGCACTGCTCATCACGGTCGGCGCACTCGTCTCGGCCGCCCCGTCCATGCTGCGCCCGACCACCACCCCCGAGCCACTCGGGACGACCTACCTCATCGTCGGGCGGGCGATCGGGTTCGGGGTGGTGATCCTCACCGGTTTCCTGCTCTTTCGCCCGCTCGAAACGCGGGAACGGGGGCTCGTCGCGGGCGCGATCGCGGTCTCGTTGCTCACGCTCGTCGGACTGGGTGGGCGCGGTCCGATGGTCGCGACGGGGGTCTCGATGGCCGCACTCGTCTGTGCCGCCATCGCTTCCGAGGGAATCGTTCCGACGTTCAGCCGCCGCATGGTGGTCGCCGTCCTCGGTGGCGGGGCCGTCCTCGGGGGTCTGCTCCTGACCGTCGGTCGCTCGATCCGCGGGGTCGGTCGATTCCTCATCCTGCTTGAGGGGCCCGGCCAATCGCTCGGCAGCCGACTAACGTATTACACCGTGACTCCCGAGATGTGGTATGCGGGCAACCGGCTCCTCGGCCAGGGTCTCGGTAGTTGGCCGATCGCGATGGGGCGAGGCGACGAGGCCGGCTACCCGCACAACATCATCCTCGAACTGCTGTTCGAACTCGGGCTGGTCGGGCTCGCGTTGTTCGGTGCCCTGTTGGTCTACGGCGGCGCGGTCCTCGTTCGTGGCTGGCTGGCCCATCGCCGTCCCGAATCGGTCGTGATCGGCGCGCTCTGTCTGTTCATGCTGCTCAACGCGATGGTCACCGGCGATCTGAACGAGAACCGCTACCTGTTCGCGGTGCTGGGGCTGCTCTGTTATCGTCCGGTTGCGGGGCGCGTCTCCCCCAGCAGCTTCTCGTAGAGGTCGAGCAGGCGGTCGGCCTCGCGTTCCCAGGCGTAGTCGGTCCGGACCGTCTCGGCCGCCCGCTTGCCCATTCTCTTCATCCGTGCCTCGTCGGCGAGTAGCTCCGCGACGACGCTCGCCTGTGTTTCGGTGTCGTCCTCGGGGACGAACGCGCCGAGCGATTCGTCCAGATACCGCCTGATCGAGCGCCCCGATGTGGCGACGACCGGCAATCCGGCGAGCATGTACTCGAAGAGCTTCGTCGGGACGTTTCGCCGACAGCGCTCCGTATCGATCAGGGCCAACCCCACGTCGGTCGCCGCGAGGACCGAAACGACCGCCTCGTACTCGACGCGCCCGAACAGCCGGACGCTCGCCTCGAGGTCGTGCTCGGCGATGAGGTCGTGAGCCCGGCGCTCCGTCTCGTCGTTTTTGAACTCGCCGAGCAACCAGAGCCCGACGTCCTCGTTCGTCGTTTCCCGAAGCTGCGCCACCAGTCGCAACATCCGGAACAGCCCACGCTCGGGGCTCAACTGGCCGACGTAGGCAAGCAGCTGATCGTGATCGCGCTCGACCGACGGTTCGACCGAGATCGACTCGATCCGCGGGAAGTTCCTGATCGTCACGACCCGCTCGTGACCGCGCCGGCGAAACGCCTCGGCGGTCGGCTCGTCGGCAGTGATGATCGCGTCGAGTTCTCGGGCGAACGCCGACTCGACGTACGGAAACGCACGCGAGAGCGGCCATCTGATCGGCATTGGGATCCACTCGCGCATGTAGATCGCGTCGGGGTAGTACTCATGGGCGTCGTAGATCACCTTCCCGTCGGTTCGTCGGGCCAACAGCGCGCCGACGAGCAGGAGTTCTGGGTCGTGGAAGTGATAGACGTCGGCATCGAGGCGGGCTGCCGTTCGGTAGGCGTCGTAGACGTGGCGCCATCGGTCGAAACGGGTGTCGACTTCGCCCAACGAGCGGATCTCGACGCCGTCTCGACGTTCGTCTCCGTCGTGGTGGGCGACGGCGCTGACGTCGAACCCGCCGTCGACGAGCGCCCGGGCCTGCTTGCGGAAGATCCGCTGGTCGCTCGTCGGGTGGACGGTCGTCAGGATACAGACGGAACTCATCTACACGAGGCGTTTACGCCGGGGCGACAAGAAGGGTCCGTGTCGGACGTTCCCTACCCAGTCGCGCGCCGAAGCGCGAGTTTGACCCGGTTGCGTGCGGCCTCGGCGCGGTCGTAGCCGCCCTTTCCGAGATACGTCGTGAGATACCGGAAGTAGTAGAGATAGTAGGTGGGATCCGTCCCGATCGCGCGCTTGAACTCGGCTCTGGCGCGGTCCATCTTGCCGGTGTCGGCGTACAGTGTCCCCCGGAGATAGTGGTGCTGGGCGCGGCGCTTGTCGCTGATCACGTCGCCGTACTCCTCGAGGATGAACTGCTGGCCCGCCATCTTGCGGTCGATGTCGGCCGTGATCTGCTCGCCATGGGCGTGATAGTCCACGAGCACCCGAGGGACCCCGACCATGTAGTAGTCCGACTCCGTGAGCACCCGTAGGTAGAACTCGTAGTCCTGCGAGGAGGCCAACCCCTCCCGGAGCCCGCCCACACGGTCGAACACCTCACGGCGAAACGTCGTACACGAAAAGCCGCCGATCACGTTCGCGTCCACGATGTCCTCGCGGGTGATCCGTCCGTCGACCGCCTCGATGACTGCGTAGACCTCGCCGTCACGGATCTTCCGGTAGGAGGTCGCGATGCCGGCACACGAGTCGGGCTCCCCTCGAAGAGTATCGACCGCGACCTCGAGAGTTTCGGGGTGGAACTCGTCGTCGGAATCGAGAAACGAGACGAACTCCCCTCGTGACTCCGCGACGCCCCGATTGCGAGCGGTGTTCGCTCCCGCGTTCTCCTGATAGACGTATCGAACCCTCCCGTCGTCGTAGCCGGTGACGACGGCCTCGGTGTCGTCGGTGCTCCCGTCGTCGACGACCACGATCTCGTAGTCCTCGAACCTCCCGGCGAGGACGCTCTCGATCGCGCGTCCGAGACGACCGGCCCGGTTGTACGTCGGGATTACCACGCTGACGACGGGCATTGTTTCCCGATAGCCCGTCGAGGGTGTTGTAGCTTGCTGGATTCACTCCCGCTCTACGGTCTCCCAGGTGACGACGTTTCGCCCCGCGAGGAAGTTCTTCAGCCCCAGCGCCATCGCGTAGTTCGAACTCAGGAAGTAGTACGGGATCGAGACGAGCCGCCCCGTCGGCCGGCCCGTCCGCTCGGCCAGCCCGCCGACCCCCGCTAGCGCGTAACAGGCCGTCTGACCGACGAGCGAGAGCGCGTAGAGCCAGCCCGCACCCAGCGCCACCAGCCCGACGTTCGCGAGAAAGGCGATCCCCAGAAAGACCGGTGAGAGCCACCGCAACAGTTTATGCGAGGTGAGCTGGAAGGCGACCCTCGGGCGGGCGACGGGATCGAGCAACGACGGATATCGCACGAGGGTGTGCCACGCGCGGGTGGTGATCCGCACGCGCCGATCGAACTCCGAGTCCACCGAGTCGCCGGTGTCCTCCCAGGCGATCGCCTCAGGGGCGTACGTGACCCGCTCGCCGGTCTCGATGACCGCCAGCAGCTCCGCGAAGTCGCTGATCTCGTCGGAATCGAGCGGGACGTACGACGAGCGCCGAACGGCGTAGATCGAGCCGTTGCCCGAAACGAGCGTGCCGATCCGCGATTCGAGGGTCCTGAGCCGGCGTTCGTAGCGCCAGTAGACCGACTCGCCCTCGACGCCGGCCTCCCGGTAGCGGAGCTCACCGACGACACAGCCCACACCCGGCTCGAAGCGCTCGACGAGCCGCTCGATCGCGTCGGGTTCGTACATTCCGTTGGCGTCGGAGAAGACGACGACCTCCGAGTCACAGTCCTCGACGACCGCGTTCTGACAGGCGGTCTTGCCGACCCGGCCCTCGATGCGCCGCAGCTCGACGCCCCGGTCGGCGTACGAGGCGACGATCTCGTCGGTCCGGTCCGAGGAGGCGTCGGAGAAGACGACGACCTCCAGCTTGTCGTCGGGATACTCGAGTTCGAGGCTGTTTTCGATCTTCTCGGCGATGACTCCCTCCTCGTTGTACGCCGCGATCACGAGGGTGACGGTCGGGTACTCGTGGTTTTGATTTCGATCGCTCTCCGGCTCCGAACGGCCCGCGAGTGCGCCGAGGAGCGCGCCGTACAGTACGTACGTCTGGGCGAGCGCGAACAGCGCGCCCCAGAACAGCGCCGCGAGCGCCGCCGTCGCCACGCGTCGGACTGCACTGATCCGAGTCATCGTCCCCAGAGGGCGAACGCGTCTCGAAGGACGATTCTGATTTGATGGCCGACTAGACGCAGGTCGAACGCAAACGACTGGCGGTGGATGTATTCGAGGTCCCATTCGAGCTTTCGTTCCGGTGAGAAGCTCGTCGCGTCGTTGACCTGCGCGAGCCCCGTCAAACCGGGCTTGAC
This is a stretch of genomic DNA from Halalkalicoccus subterraneus. It encodes these proteins:
- a CDS encoding O-antigen ligase family protein; this encodes MVRLADVAFAVLFVGVVVRAAVTDLLVPASTLAGIALVVAVVGFSLFDPDGGDHAASLVVHVALVGATALALVLVLTDLTLVSRAVDLALFYLVVLALVGYRRAPLSSTISLFPYLGAFAVVVGLFLLHSLDVSPGSGLAAFPVFATLLLGVCLFVVPRYVEADFLLRFVGALSAVIVLVGLPSLFVGSYSLPFFSVSPWSNATLSPWFVGELPVLRSIFPNPNTLGLLVFPAVLGGVVDLHRTYGRSGSVSLFMVVPGVFLAINAVGLYLTNSRASYLAAAVGLALYAAVVVIDRRAVPVLFAGLAVAAPLVGFGVFRGVVPIDPSNRFALWGASVEALLAGPTLLGAGVVNTSELIAPFLSEGLSGQSSHSSYLSIALRIGLVGGVAYCLLVIGPLIHGAWRFKRVDVGMFALAAGFAVHQLFEGYTLFQYGPGSILAALVVGYVIASVVPEAT
- a CDS encoding ABC transporter ATP-binding protein translates to MNDVPIGRREKANSLVRVANYRPLLTVGIIVLSFFAALLEAVGLSFLLPIIELVQGNGASGADGDLLMSMFVQVYELLGIPFTLEAVIVGVTAVMFARFSLSFGVAWLRASLKTNYIRDQRADAFDFALDARTAYFDREGSDDILNAIITQTKYVGRVIETGIKLFQEFLLSVMYLVIAFVIAPWLTLGAAVVFGGITFVVRHLIEPGYEVGDRVADANETVQGSVQAGTQGIRDVKLFNMKREVYHVFERAVDKFADATISLERNEAAIDNFYQFVVAASVFIMIYVALVYADLSLGALGVFLFSMFRLAPRVSRMNSYAYNLEGDLPHLVRTQLFLDELEENTERQPGKRPPESIQEVTFEDVSFSYDTEDDVLKDISFAVDRDEFIAFVGHSGAGKSTIVSLLARMYDPTTGTIRADGTDINEFDIDEWREKIAIVRQDPYIFNETLQYNLTIGNRTVSQSQLDTACEISKVSEFFDELPNGYDTHLGDNGVQLSGGQRQRVALARALLKDADILILDEATSDLDSHLEGEVHAGIEAVDSEYATVAIAHRLSTVRNADRIYTVEDGRITEVGDHEELLETGGTYAELYAIQSRS
- a CDS encoding glycosyltransferase yields the protein MTGSDPAASVIVPVYNDPAGLDRTLSALVSQTYPDYEVLVVDNGSTDDTPAVAADYESAHPRVTLLVEDDIQGSYAARNRGIEHAHGDVLAFVDADMTVEDDWLSSALRAMDRREAAYMGCRVEIIADRETTVARYNQLSGFPVESYVREHHYAPTCCLLVRRAVIEDVGPFDQTLVSGGDAEFGQRVHAAGYGIEYAPEVAMYHPARESLRALTKKYVRVGRGIYQRRPDDRPPRERAERFARRCLPPNPITFRSRMRARRADVPRSDLFAFYALDVLRKYSKTTGYLLEMAETRRLT
- a CDS encoding O-antigen ligase family protein, giving the protein MDYHTPTVLDESLGSARRFVSFEALFALFLFAGVYKAWAPFAWIPVDLTALLGGLAGLVGLRLWIQRGFPRPPRAVVAAALFGLFVLYALLSGLWSPSRVYYAEKAFKLASATTFSFVGGLAIAQNPTRTRRFFAVVTGFALLITVGALVSAAPSMLRPTTTPEPLGTTYLIVGRAIGFGVVILTGFLLFRPLETRERGLVAGAIAVSLLTLVGLGGRGPMVATGVSMAALVCAAIASEGIVPTFSRRMVVAVLGGGAVLGGLLLTVGRSIRGVGRFLILLEGPGQSLGSRLTYYTVTPEMWYAGNRLLGQGLGSWPIAMGRGDEAGYPHNIILELLFELGLVGLALFGALLVYGGAVLVRGWLAHRRPESVVIGALCLFMLLNAMVTGDLNENRYLFAVLGLLCYRPVAGRVSPSSFS
- a CDS encoding glycosyltransferase family 4 protein, whose amino-acid sequence is MSSVCILTTVHPTSDQRIFRKQARALVDGGFDVSAVAHHDGDERRDGVEIRSLGEVDTRFDRWRHVYDAYRTAARLDADVYHFHDPELLLVGALLARRTDGKVIYDAHEYYPDAIYMREWIPMPIRWPLSRAFPYVESAFARELDAIITADEPTAEAFRRRGHERVVTIRNFPRIESISVEPSVERDHDQLLAYVGQLSPERGLFRMLRLVAQLRETTNEDVGLWLLGEFKNDETERRAHDLIAEHDLEASVRLFGRVEYEAVVSVLAATDVGLALIDTERCRRNVPTKLFEYMLAGLPVVATSGRSIRRYLDESLGAFVPEDDTETQASVVAELLADEARMKRMGKRAAETVRTDYAWEREADRLLDLYEKLLGETRPATGR
- a CDS encoding glycosyltransferase family 2 protein → MPVVSVVIPTYNRAGRLGRAIESVLAGRFEDYEIVVVDDGSTDDTEAVVTGYDDGRVRYVYQENAGANTARNRGVAESRGEFVSFLDSDDEFHPETLEVAVDTLRGEPDSCAGIATSYRKIRDGEVYAVIEAVDGRITREDIVDANVIGGFSCTTFRREVFDRVGGLREGLASSQDYEFYLRVLTESDYYMVGVPRVLVDYHAHGEQITADIDRKMAGQQFILEEYGDVISDKRRAQHHYLRGTLYADTGKMDRARAEFKRAIGTDPTYYLYYFRYLTTYLGKGGYDRAEAARNRVKLALRRATG
- a CDS encoding glycosyltransferase family 2 protein yields the protein MTRISAVRRVATAALAALFWGALFALAQTYVLYGALLGALAGRSEPESDRNQNHEYPTVTLVIAAYNEEGVIAEKIENSLELEYPDDKLEVVVFSDASSDRTDEIVASYADRGVELRRIEGRVGKTACQNAVVEDCDSEVVVFSDANGMYEPDAIERLVERFEPGVGCVVGELRYREAGVEGESVYWRYERRLRTLESRIGTLVSGNGSIYAVRRSSYVPLDSDEISDFAELLAVIETGERVTYAPEAIAWEDTGDSVDSEFDRRVRITTRAWHTLVRYPSLLDPVARPRVAFQLTSHKLLRWLSPVFLGIAFLANVGLVALGAGWLYALSLVGQTACYALAGVGGLAERTGRPTGRLVSIPYYFLSSNYAMALGLKNFLAGRNVVTWETVERE